The following DNA comes from Pseudomonadota bacterium.
ATCACCTTCCGCTTCTTCCGGTTCCCGGACCTCACCGCCGAGGGCAGCTACCCCTTGGGCGGGGCGGTGACGGCTTCGCTCCTGGTGGTCGGTCTTGACCCGTTCAGCGCGACCTTCGTCGCCATGCTCGCCGGCGCTGCCGCCGGCATCGCGACCGCGCTCGTCCACACCAAGCTCAAGATCAACAACATCATCGCCGGCATCATCGTGATGACCGCCCTTTACACGGTCAACCTCCGGGTCATGGGGCGCGCGAACGTGCCGCTGCTCAATACCCCCTCGGTGTTCGGCGACGTGCCGGCGCTTCTCAATCGCCTGGGCTTTGCGCTCTCCGACAATGTGTTCACCACGATCGCCATCGCCTTCGTCCTCCTGGCCGTCGCCGGCTTGGCCGTCGTCTGGTTTTTCTCGACCGATCTCGGCCTCGCCGTGCGCGCCACCGGCCAGAACGAGGCGATGATCCTCTCGCTCGGCGTCGACACCGACCGCACGAAAATGGTCGGGCTTGCGCTCTCCAACGGCTTGATCGCCCTTTCCGGGGCCCTGGTGGCGCAGAACCACGGCTTCGCCGATATCGGCATGGGCATCGGCATCCTGGTGACCGGCGCGGCCGCGGTGCTGATCGGCGAAGCGATCTTCGGCGACCGCACCGTCGCCTGGTGGGTGCTGGCGGCGATCATCGGCGTTCTCATCTACCGGCTCCTGGTGGCACTGGCGCTGCGCTTCGGGCTGCAGCCGATCGATCTCCGGCTCATCACCGCCATGCTCCTGCTGCTGGCGCTCTCCGTGCCGCGCTGGCGCACGCGCATCCTTCGCTGACCCTCATGCTCAAGCTCCGCTCGCTGACCAAATGCTTCCTCCGCGGCACACCCAACGAGGTGAAGGCGATCGATGCCCTCTCGCTCGACGTCGCGTCCGGGGATTTCATCACCGTCATCGGCTCGAATGGCGCCGGAAAGT
Coding sequences within:
- a CDS encoding ABC transporter permease, yielding MEQLRALVLNMFEQGFLFGFLGLGVLITFRFFRFPDLTAEGSYPLGGAVTASLLVVGLDPFSATFVAMLAGAAAGIATALVHTKLKINNIIAGIIVMTALYTVNLRVMGRANVPLLNTPSVFGDVPALLNRLGFALSDNVFTTIAIAFVLLAVAGLAVVWFFSTDLGLAVRATGQNEAMILSLGVDTDRTKMVGLALSNGLIALSGALVAQNHGFADIGMGIGILVTGAAAVLIGEAIFGDRTVAWWVLAAIIGVLIYRLLVALALRFGLQPIDLRLITAMLLLLALSVPRWRTRILR